Proteins co-encoded in one Periophthalmus magnuspinnatus isolate fPerMag1 chromosome 20, fPerMag1.2.pri, whole genome shotgun sequence genomic window:
- the fbxo45 gene encoding F-box/SPRY domain-containing protein 1: MMSVAAGGSGASLGAVASGCLSAASPYAAAAAGGGAGEAGGAAGVAGRLPARVLEHIFSYLELSELMRCSLVCWHWYNILSDENSEVWRSLCTRSLSDEALRSDVLCNLPTYKGKLKSFQHALSSHDCSRNVYIKKNGFTLHRNPIAQSTDGARGKIGFSEGRHAWEIWWEGPLGTVAVIGIATKRAAMQCQGYVALLGSDDQSWGWNLVDNNLLHNGEVNGNFPQCNNAPKYQIGERIRVILDMDDKTLAFERGFEFLGVAFRGLPKACLFPAVSAVYGNTEVTMVYLGKPLDG, from the exons ATGATGTCTGTGGCGGCTGGGGGCAGTGGAGCCTCTCTGGGCGCAGTGGCTTCTGGGTGTCTGTCTGCAGCTTCGCCCTACGCCGCTGCTGCAGCCGGGGGAGGAGCGGGGGAGGCCGGGGGAGCGGCTGGAGTGGCCGGGAGACTCCCAGCCCGTGTCCTGGAACACATTTTCTCGTATCTGGAGCTGTCGGAGCTCATGCGCTGCTCTCTGGTGTGCTGGCACTGGTATAACATCCTGTCTGATGAAAACAGTGAGGTGTGGCGCAGTCTGTGCACCAGGAGCCTCAGTGACGAGGCTCTGCGCTCGGATGTGCTCTGCAACCTGCCCACCTACAAGGGAAAG CTCAAGTCCTTCCAACACGCTCTCAGCTCCCACGACTGCTCACGTAATGTTTACATAAAGAAAAACGGCTTCACCCTCCACCGAAACCCCATCGCCCAAAGCACGGACGGCGCTCGCGGCAAAATCGGCTTCTCCGAGGGACGGCACGCGTGGGAGATCTGGTGGGAGGGGCCTCTTGGTACTGTAGCGGTCATTGGTATTGCCACGAAACGGGCAGCTATGCAATGCCAAGGCTATGTGGCGCTACTGGGCAGTGACGACCAGAGCTGGGGCTGGAACTTAGTGGACAATAATCTTCTTCACAACGGAGAGGTCAACGGAAACTTCCCACAATGCAACAATGCGCCAAAATATCAG ATTGGAGAGAGGATACGTGTGATTCTAGACATGGACGACAAGACGTTAGCGTTTGAGCGGGGCTTTGAGTTCCTGGGCGTGGCGTTTCGAGGACTGCCCAAAGCCTGCCTATTCCCAGCCGTGTCCGCGGTTTACGGCAACACGGAGGTCACCATGGTTTACCTGGGCAAACCTCTGGACGGCTAA